In Miscanthus floridulus cultivar M001 chromosome 19, ASM1932011v1, whole genome shotgun sequence, the DNA window TATCGATGGCCTTAATGGCCCAAGGCGACAAACAGAAAGAAATTGTAGTTTGTGTCCGGATGGCTGAGGTGACCAATGCATGAATCGCATGCCCAACCAGGTTTAATAGCTTCCGTTGCCACGATGCAACCCTTTGCTCAATTGTGTCAATTAGTGGTTGTTCATCACACTTCTTCAACTTGTGGACGGATAGTGGGATCGGCTGGGGAAATCACTAACCCTGCACTGTAGAATCAATTGAACGAGGTTCAGCTGCTCAACGGTGCAATGGATTGGCGTGGCCACACTTTTCTCCAGGTTTGTGAATAGGCCCAACGCTTCACGAAACACTCCTTGAGCACGAGCAGATCGTCCTGTCGTGGGGTGATAAAGAGCACCAAATCATCTGCATAAAAAGTCGCTCGACACTTAATAGTGTGATGTACCAATGACCTGAGGAAACCTTGACTGTCTGCTAAGCAAAACAGCCAATTTAGGACCTCCATGACCAACACAAACAACATGAGGAAAGCGGGTCTCCTTGTCGGAGGCCCCGCGCGTGGCAGATACGACTTCCGGGGCACCCATTAAGCAGAATTTTTGTGCTTGCCGAGGAAAGAATAATAGCGATCCAGTCCCTCCACCGTCTGCCAAAACCCAGAAACTGCAACAGTTCAAGCAAGTTCTTTCGATGGGTTCTAGGTCTCGTTTCCAGTGGTGAGTGGATTTTGCGGTTTTTAAAGTCATGTATGGCAAGAGTGTTAATAGGTGTATATTTCTCTTTGTCGTGTTTAGTGCGATCCTCAAGCTTGAGCTGGTAGTTGACGATCGTAAGTACCAATTTGACCTTTCATGTACTTTTTCTTAAAGGTCGTTTTATGTcaaatagtttatcttttgtactGTCAAATACTGAATATAGGACTCTCTTTTAGGTGTCTTAATTAAAAAACTAGCACTTGAAGAAATACTCTGGGTGTTGATTCTTGAATACCCAAATATTTTCTAGTTTTTCTTCATAATAACAAACTGAAGTTATCTTGTAAATTTGTTGTATTTTCCTAGTCCTAGTAGTGCTAAAAATTTGTATTCGTtgtgctcaaaaaaaaaaaaaatttgtattCGTTTCCGACATAAAACTGAAGCTATCTTTCGTGGAAGGAGTAATTTATATAGCTGTTTCCAAATTGCACAACGACGTGTTAATAAACAGCCCCAAATGAAAATAAACAATTTTAGTTGATTTTAAAtgacaaataaaaagaaaaataaacGAAAGGTCCCCTGTACCGCATCTGTGCTGGTCTATCGCCCTATCCGAACTGTCCGCATCGAGCCATCCAAAGGGAATCCGGCTACTCCTGCAACTCGTCGAGCGCCTTGAGCAGGAACGGCTTGAACCTTGTCATGTTGACCATGACATCCTGCTTCATGATGATCTCGGCGATGCCGGGCCACCCCTGCGCGTGGATGCGCAGTGGGTCCTTGAACACGTAGTGATCCCTGGGGTACTTGTCCTTGAGCGTCGTCTCCTCCTCCGAGACGTAGTACTCCACGTACCGGAGCCGCATGTCGCGCGCCGGCTGGCCATAGAAGTTGGTCGCCATCCAGTCCATCTTCCCCCAGGGCACGATCTGCACAAGCACGGCACCCGTCGGCAGGAAGATCTGGTTCGTGAGCCCGGCGCCGTGCACCGCGAGGAGCACGTCGGCCGCGTTCACCCTCTCCGCGAACCCACGCACGTCAGCGCCGGCCTCCGCCACGGTCACCGCGAAGCCGAGCGCCTCGCACAGCGCGGACACCTCCCGCAGGTTGAGCAGCTTCCGCGTGCCCTTCCGCTCGATGATGAGCATCTTAGGCTTGGCGCTGGTCTCCTCCCCTAGCACCGCCGGCGCGTCGCGCGGCAGGTTAAAGGCACGGCGGAGGAACCGGTTGTAGTCGACCATGGAGTAGTTGTGCGGGTTGCGCGTCGGGTGAGGGGAGATGATGAGGTCGCGGTCGCGGTACATCCCGAGGTGTCCTGCCCGGAAGCAGTGCACCTGCTCGTCCTTGTCGAAGTTGATGACATcgtagttggagagcttcttcAGCAGGGGCGTGAACTTGCGCACCCACCAAGGCttgaagttggtgatgaggaactgcACCTCCCCTTTCAGGTGCGCCGTGGTGAGGAACAGCGGGATCAGCACGTCCGTGTTGTCGTGGAAGAAGTTGTCCGTGTACCCGGCCACGGAGAAGACCACCACCGGGACGTCGTGCCGGCGCGTGCACTGCGGCGCGACCGCGGCCGAGGACACGGACTTGATCGTGACCTCCACGACGCCAGGGAGGAGGAAGTCGTCCTTGCGGGCGAACGGGCGAATCTTCTTCTCCCCGTTGGAGTCGAACGGGCCGGCGCCGGACGGGTTAACCAAGTACATGGTTTTCTCCTTGGGACTGATACGGATGTCGCCGGCGAGCTCACACACCGGCGGCCGCGCGTACGGGAAGCCCTCGTCAACGCCGTTCTCGTCGCAGGTGATCTTGGCCTCTGTAATTAAGGAATAGCTTATCATCATCTAAATTAAACGGTTAATAAGTAGGAGCACTTTCCAACGTGAGGAGGAAATGCAAATATATACCTGCCTTCGTCGTTGTGGGCTCCTCCTGTTTATCCTTTTCTGTTGTGACCTCTGGTAAGTTTGGCATGTTCGGGTCCGCCTCTGCAGGGTCAGGAACATCTTTCTGGTCCTCCACTTGGGTCTTTTGCTTCACCGGCAGCGTCTCTGCAGCCGGCACCTCAGTCGTTGCCGGCGGCGTGTTCTTCAACACCAGGGACGAGCTGTCTGTTGCTCAATTCGTTGAAGGAACTCTCATCAGTAAGCTAATGATACATGTGAAAGTACCAGACATCCAAGAGAGAGACGAATTCTTAGTCGGGGAATCGGATTCGAAGGCCTTACCAAATACCGGCGAGTAGATGGCAAATAGCCGGGCAAAGGAGAGGTAGGTGAGCAGCGCGAGGCAGCAGCCGGCCACCAGCCCGATGCCCAGCTTCTTGGGCTCGATCCTGCCGAGCTCCTTGGCCAGCCGCGGTCCTTTCCTCTCGCCGGCCGCCGGCCCAGGCGGCTTAGACGGCCGCGAGTACGCCGTTGACGCCATCAACGCCCACGCTCACAAAGAATAACAAAACACGCAACCTCAAGgcagggccgggccgggccggtcTCCGGTGCTGATATGTACTACCGGCGATGGCCACCGCGGCGCATCTCTTTCTAAGGCTTATAAAAACGCGACAGGCGGCCGAGGTGATGTAACATGTAGAGGATGATTGATCTGTTGGGAAATAAATTGTATACCTCGCTGTTCGTTGGGGCCTTGGGGGtcgcgtggcgtggcgtgggttGGTGGTGATGGTGCGAGTACTACGACCAAGGCGAGGCGGCTTCGTCGCCCTTAGCTTCCCTCCCTCAGTTTGACTTGTCCAGAACCGGTGCACAATAATTAGGCTCGCTTACCTAATTCCACGTTAGACAGTAGGACTCAGTCGGCGTTTAGTTCGGCCGAAATCGGCAGTTGCACAGTGTTTAATGGTACGACAAATATCGTAgtaatttcgtttgtatttatgaattattgtccaaacattgactaatcaggctcaaaaaattcgtctcacaaagttcaaccaaactgtacaattagtttttgatttcatctacatttagtactccatacatgtaccgcaaatttgatgtgatgggaaatcttttttttacatagtgtcaaagttgagagtttagggaactaaacaagggctcattCATCCATCTTTTATTCGACTTTTGCCATCACAGCAGCTTAGGTTGTGTTTAGATGGCGAATTTTTTTGGTTTtgactactgtagtactttcgtttgtatttgacaattagtgtctaattatggactaattacgttcaaaagtttcgtctcacgatttctcacccaactgtgtaattagttttttttcatc includes these proteins:
- the LOC136527013 gene encoding beta-1,2-xylosyltransferease XAX1-like, yielding MASTAYSRPSKPPGPAAGERKGPRLAKELGRIEPKKLGIGLVAGCCLALLTYLSFARLFAIYSPVFDSSSLVLKNTPPATTEVPAAETLPVKQKTQVEDQKDVPDPAEADPNMPNLPEVTTEKDKQEEPTTTKAEAKITCDENGVDEGFPYARPPVCELAGDIRISPKEKTMYLVNPSGAGPFDSNGEKKIRPFARKDDFLLPGVVEVTIKSVSSAAVAPQCTRRHDVPVVVFSVAGYTDNFFHDNTDVLIPLFLTTAHLKGEVQFLITNFKPWWVRKFTPLLKKLSNYDVINFDKDEQVHCFRAGHLGMYRDRDLIISPHPTRNPHNYSMVDYNRFLRRAFNLPRDAPAVLGEETSAKPKMLIIERKGTRKLLNLREVSALCEALGFAVTVAEAGADVRGFAERVNAADVLLAVHGAGLTNQIFLPTGAVLVQIVPWGKMDWMATNFYGQPARDMRLRYVEYYVSEEETTLKDKYPRDHYVFKDPLRIHAQGWPGIAEIIMKQDVMVNMTRFKPFLLKALDELQE